The proteins below come from a single Mycolicibacterium sp. TY81 genomic window:
- a CDS encoding NADP-dependent malic enzyme: MVIEDAEIFAAHEGGKLSVALNEPLDTQRALSIAYTPGVAQVSRAIAADATLAKKYTWANRLVAVVSDGSAVLGLGDIGPAASLPVMEGKSALFKTFGGLDSIPIVLDTKDPDEIVETLIRLRPTFGAVNLEDISAPRCFEIERGVIEALDCPVMHDDQHGTAIVVLAALLGATKVLERDMHNLKVVVSGAGAAGVACTNIMLASGIRDIIVLDSKGVVHSGRNDLNSFKAELAGRTNPRGVTGGIAEALDGADVFLGVSAGLVPEEFIAEMAPNSIVFALSNPDPEIHPDVARKYAAVVATGRSDFPNQINNVLAFPGVFRGALDAGARRITEAMKVAAAEAIFSVVGDDLSVDYIVPSALDPRVGPAVAAAVAAASQA; encoded by the coding sequence GTGGTCATCGAAGATGCGGAAATTTTCGCCGCCCACGAAGGGGGCAAGCTCTCCGTAGCCCTCAACGAGCCGCTGGATACCCAGCGTGCGTTGTCGATCGCCTACACCCCCGGCGTCGCGCAGGTCAGCCGTGCCATCGCGGCCGACGCGACCCTGGCCAAGAAGTACACCTGGGCCAACCGCCTGGTCGCGGTCGTCAGCGACGGCAGCGCCGTGCTGGGCCTCGGCGATATCGGCCCGGCGGCCTCGCTGCCGGTCATGGAGGGCAAGAGCGCCCTGTTCAAGACCTTCGGCGGCCTCGACTCCATCCCGATCGTGCTGGACACCAAGGACCCCGACGAGATCGTCGAGACCCTGATCCGGCTGCGTCCGACGTTCGGCGCCGTCAACCTGGAGGACATCTCCGCGCCGCGATGTTTCGAGATCGAGCGCGGCGTCATCGAGGCGCTGGACTGCCCCGTCATGCATGACGACCAGCACGGCACCGCCATCGTGGTCCTCGCCGCGCTGCTGGGCGCCACCAAGGTGCTCGAGCGCGACATGCACAACCTCAAGGTCGTGGTCTCCGGCGCCGGTGCGGCCGGTGTGGCCTGCACCAACATCATGCTGGCCAGCGGCATTCGCGACATCATCGTCCTCGACAGCAAGGGTGTCGTGCACTCCGGTCGTAACGACCTGAACTCCTTCAAGGCCGAACTCGCCGGCCGCACCAACCCCCGTGGCGTCACCGGTGGCATCGCCGAGGCGCTCGACGGCGCCGACGTCTTCCTCGGTGTCTCGGCCGGCCTGGTGCCCGAGGAATTCATCGCCGAGATGGCGCCCAACAGCATCGTGTTCGCCCTGTCCAACCCGGACCCGGAGATCCACCCGGATGTTGCACGCAAGTACGCCGCGGTGGTGGCGACCGGTCGCAGCGACTTCCCGAACCAGATCAACAACGTGCTGGCGTTCCCGGGCGTGTTCCGCGGCGCCCTGGACGCCGGTGCCCGCCGGATCACCGAGGCCATGAAAGTGGCTGCCGCAGAAGCCATCTTCTCGGTCGTCGGTGACGATCTGTCGGTCGACTACATCGTGCCCAGCGCGCTCGACCCGCGCGTGGGGCCGGCCGTGGCGGCCGCGGTGGCGGCTGCCTCGCAAGCCTGA
- the corA gene encoding magnesium/cobalt transporter CorA: MPSFRALQPSNFRPVPKKTHAGPDASSIHVPVARATVDCGVYSMGARLPGKYTHGAAVAKVRELRAAGAEAFVWIGLHEPDQHQMQAVADVFGLHELAVEDAVCAHQRPKLERYDQTLFLVLKTVSYVEHESVANAREIVETGEIMVFVGPDFVVTVRHGEHSGLAGVRHRLDESPTILTLGPYAVMHAIADHVVDSYLEVTALVETDIDTIEQSVFSSHTQTDIESIYLLKREVVELRHSVNPLTMALQRLLSDHNDLISKEVRRYIRDVHDHNSQAADQITGFDDMLSSLVQAALGKVGMEQNADMRKISAWVAIAAMPTMIAGIYGMNFDNMPELHWHYGYFAVLTVMVLVCTALYRTFRHNHWL, encoded by the coding sequence ATGCCCTCGTTCCGCGCGCTCCAACCATCGAACTTCCGTCCCGTCCCGAAAAAGACGCACGCCGGCCCCGATGCCAGCTCCATCCACGTTCCGGTCGCCCGCGCCACTGTCGACTGCGGCGTCTACTCCATGGGCGCGCGGCTGCCCGGCAAGTACACCCACGGTGCCGCCGTCGCCAAGGTGCGCGAACTGCGCGCGGCCGGCGCCGAGGCCTTCGTGTGGATCGGGCTCCACGAGCCCGACCAGCACCAGATGCAGGCCGTCGCCGATGTCTTCGGGCTGCACGAACTGGCCGTCGAAGACGCGGTCTGCGCCCATCAGCGGCCCAAGCTGGAACGGTACGACCAGACCCTGTTCCTGGTGCTCAAGACGGTCAGCTACGTTGAACACGAGTCCGTGGCCAATGCCCGCGAGATCGTCGAGACCGGCGAGATCATGGTGTTCGTCGGGCCCGACTTCGTCGTCACCGTGCGGCACGGCGAGCACAGCGGACTGGCCGGTGTGCGGCACCGGCTCGACGAGTCGCCCACCATCCTCACGCTGGGGCCGTACGCGGTGATGCACGCCATCGCCGACCATGTGGTGGACAGCTACCTCGAAGTCACCGCGCTGGTCGAGACCGACATCGACACCATCGAACAGAGCGTCTTCTCCTCACACACCCAGACCGACATCGAGAGCATCTACCTGCTCAAGCGCGAAGTGGTCGAGCTGCGGCACTCGGTGAATCCGCTGACGATGGCGCTGCAGCGACTGCTGTCCGACCACAACGACCTGATCTCCAAAGAAGTCCGCCGTTACATCCGCGACGTCCACGACCACAACAGCCAGGCCGCCGATCAGATCACCGGGTTCGACGACATGCTGAGCTCACTGGTGCAGGCCGCGCTCGGCAAGGTCGGGATGGAACAGAACGCGGACATGCGCAAAATCTCGGCGTGGGTCGCCATCGCCGCGATGCCCACGATGATCGCCGGCATCTACGGCATGAACTTCGACAACATGCCCGAACTACATTGGCATTACGGCTATTTCGCCGTGCTGACGGTGATGGTGCTGGTGTGCACGGCGTTGTACCGGACGTTCCGCCACAACCACTGGCTGTAA
- a CDS encoding carbohydrate ABC transporter permease: protein MSGQRSGGRLAGWGVVNVLVVIYALLPVLWIFSLSLKPTSTVKDGNLIPRQITFDNYKGIFTGGAFGSALFNSIGIGLITTAIAVTIGGMAAYAVARLDFPGKRLLVGLALLISMFPQISLVTPLFNIERTVGLFDTWPGLILPYITFALPLAIYTLSAFFREIPWDLEKAAKMDGATPGQAFRKVIAPLAAPGIVTAAILVFIFAWNDLLLALSLTATQRAITAPVAIANFTGSSQFEEPTGSIAAGAMVITVPIIIFVLIFQRRIVAGLTSGAVKG, encoded by the coding sequence ATGAGCGGGCAGAGAAGTGGCGGCCGGCTGGCCGGCTGGGGCGTGGTCAACGTCCTGGTGGTCATCTACGCGCTGCTGCCGGTGCTCTGGATCTTCTCGCTGTCGCTCAAGCCGACGTCAACGGTCAAGGACGGCAACCTGATTCCGCGTCAGATCACCTTCGACAACTACAAGGGCATCTTCACCGGCGGCGCCTTCGGCTCGGCACTGTTCAACTCGATCGGCATCGGGCTCATCACCACCGCCATCGCGGTGACGATCGGCGGCATGGCCGCCTACGCCGTGGCGCGCCTGGACTTTCCGGGCAAGCGGCTGCTGGTCGGCCTGGCGTTGCTGATCTCGATGTTCCCCCAGATCTCTCTGGTGACACCGCTGTTCAACATCGAGCGCACCGTCGGGCTGTTCGATACCTGGCCGGGCCTGATCCTGCCGTACATCACCTTCGCGCTGCCGCTCGCGATCTACACCCTGTCGGCGTTCTTCCGGGAAATCCCTTGGGATTTGGAGAAGGCCGCCAAGATGGACGGCGCCACGCCGGGGCAGGCCTTCCGGAAGGTCATCGCGCCGCTGGCGGCGCCCGGCATCGTCACCGCGGCGATCCTGGTGTTCATCTTCGCCTGGAACGACCTGCTGCTGGCGTTGTCGCTGACCGCCACGCAGCGGGCCATCACCGCGCCCGTGGCAATCGCGAACTTCACGGGCAGTTCGCAATTCGAGGAGCCGACCGGTTCCATCGCTGCCGGGGCGATGGTCATCACGGTGCCGATCATCATCTTTGTTCTGATCTTCCAACGACGGATCGTCGCGGGCCTGACGTCCGGTGCGGTGAAGGGGTAG
- a CDS encoding ABC transporter ATP-binding protein: MAEIVLDHVTKSYTGGATAVQDLSLTIADGEFLILVGPSGCGKSTTLNMIAGLEDISSGELRIGGERVNEKEPRDRDIAMVFQSYALYPHMTVRQNIAFPLTLAKLPKAEIAAKVEETAKILDLTALLDRKPAQLSGGQRQRVAMGRAIVRSPKAFLMDEPLSNLDAKLRVQMRTEIARLQARLGTTTVYVTHDQTEAMTLGDRVVVMSGGVAQQVGTPDELYNEPANLFVAGFIGSPSMNFFPATRTDVGVQLPFGEVTLSDDARAALERQRPSADLIAGVRPEQFDDASVIDAYARIQSLTFEVDAELVESLGADKYVHFRLEGAGAQAAQLEQLADDTADAGTSENTYVARVSAKSPATAGSRIELALDTSKLTLFDPATGRNLSLPQ; this comes from the coding sequence ATGGCCGAAATCGTTTTGGACCACGTCACCAAGAGTTACACCGGCGGGGCGACCGCGGTGCAGGACCTGTCGCTGACCATCGCCGACGGTGAGTTCCTGATCCTCGTCGGGCCGTCGGGGTGCGGAAAGTCGACCACGCTCAACATGATTGCCGGGCTCGAGGACATCAGCTCCGGCGAACTGCGCATCGGTGGCGAGCGGGTCAACGAGAAGGAGCCCCGGGACCGGGACATCGCGATGGTGTTCCAGTCCTACGCGCTCTACCCGCACATGACGGTGCGGCAGAACATCGCGTTCCCGCTCACGCTCGCGAAGCTGCCGAAGGCCGAGATCGCGGCCAAGGTCGAGGAGACCGCGAAAATCCTTGACCTGACCGCACTTCTGGACCGCAAGCCCGCCCAGCTTTCCGGTGGCCAGCGTCAGCGCGTGGCGATGGGACGCGCCATCGTGCGCAGCCCCAAGGCGTTCCTGATGGACGAGCCGCTGTCCAACCTGGACGCCAAGCTGCGGGTGCAGATGCGCACCGAGATCGCCCGGCTGCAGGCCCGCCTCGGCACCACCACCGTCTACGTCACGCACGACCAGACCGAGGCGATGACGCTGGGGGACCGGGTGGTGGTGATGAGCGGCGGTGTCGCACAACAGGTCGGCACCCCCGATGAGCTGTACAACGAGCCGGCGAACCTGTTCGTCGCCGGCTTCATCGGCTCCCCGTCGATGAACTTCTTCCCGGCCACGCGGACCGACGTCGGCGTGCAGCTGCCCTTCGGTGAAGTCACCTTGAGTGACGACGCGCGCGCGGCGCTGGAGCGGCAGCGGCCGTCGGCCGACCTGATCGCGGGCGTGCGCCCCGAACAGTTCGACGACGCCTCGGTGATCGACGCCTACGCGCGCATCCAGTCGCTGACCTTCGAGGTCGACGCCGAGCTGGTGGAATCGCTCGGCGCGGACAAGTACGTGCACTTCCGGCTCGAAGGCGCCGGCGCCCAGGCCGCCCAGCTGGAACAGCTCGCCGACGACACCGCGGACGCCGGAACGAGCGAAAACACCTATGTGGCAAGAGTTTCGGCCAAGTCGCCCGCGACGGCGGGCAGCCGGATCGAACTGGCCCTGGACACCTCCAAACTGACGCTGTTCGACCCGGCCACGGGCCGCAACCTGTCGTTGCCGCAGTGA
- a CDS encoding NAD(P)/FAD-dependent oxidoreductase, giving the protein MTNPQSVDRDVDVVVVGAGLSGLTAAYRLSQQGLSVVVLEAGDRVGGRTVNVDVGNGAVTDGGGQWIGALHTRMYALIEELGLSTFQTYTAGNTIYLQHGKRRTYTGTIPPLGPLALLDFAQAQFRLERMAKRVPAKTPWTAKKAGAWDSTTLGHWLDTNCLVDEARHLFTTCFTMMYAEDPHRVSLLKVLHQIATSGGISFMVNTRDGAQDSRVVGGMQLVSTTLADRLDDRVLLDSPVTEIHQLDHEVLVRSARADVRCRRVIVAMSPADAGRIRVTPELPVRRSALQRAWHNGTETKVFAVYDKPFWRKQGFNGSALTDLPIAHFVVDNSPADGSVGVLLVFVGTAGAGPGFTWTDEVLNDPAARHSAFVRDLVTLFGPEAANPVAVVEKSWVDEPWINGCVGTRAPGVLTGYTDAATVPVDRLHWAGTETAPEFESYLEGAVRAAERAVAEVRTALSATVL; this is encoded by the coding sequence ATGACCAACCCACAGAGTGTCGACCGTGACGTCGACGTGGTCGTCGTAGGCGCCGGGCTGTCCGGCCTCACCGCGGCGTATCGGCTTTCCCAACAAGGACTTTCGGTAGTGGTACTCGAAGCCGGTGATCGGGTGGGCGGCCGGACCGTCAATGTCGACGTCGGCAACGGCGCCGTCACCGATGGTGGCGGTCAATGGATCGGCGCCCTGCACACGCGGATGTACGCGCTGATCGAAGAGCTGGGACTGTCGACCTTCCAGACGTACACCGCGGGAAACACCATCTACCTGCAGCACGGGAAGCGTCGCACCTACACGGGCACCATCCCGCCGCTGGGCCCCCTCGCCCTGCTCGACTTCGCGCAGGCCCAGTTCCGGCTGGAACGAATGGCCAAGCGGGTGCCCGCCAAGACACCGTGGACGGCGAAGAAGGCCGGCGCCTGGGACAGTACGACGCTCGGCCACTGGCTGGACACGAACTGCCTCGTCGACGAGGCACGACACCTGTTCACCACCTGCTTCACCATGATGTATGCCGAAGACCCGCACCGGGTCTCACTGCTCAAGGTGCTGCACCAGATCGCCACCTCGGGCGGAATCAGCTTCATGGTCAACACCCGAGACGGTGCACAGGACTCCCGGGTGGTCGGTGGCATGCAGCTGGTGTCCACGACGCTCGCCGACCGGCTGGATGACCGGGTGCTGCTGGACTCTCCCGTCACCGAGATTCACCAGCTCGACCACGAGGTGCTGGTCCGGTCGGCGCGTGCGGACGTGCGCTGTCGGCGCGTCATCGTGGCCATGAGCCCGGCCGACGCGGGCCGGATTCGTGTCACTCCCGAACTGCCGGTGCGTCGCTCGGCCCTGCAGCGGGCCTGGCACAACGGCACCGAAACCAAGGTGTTCGCGGTCTACGACAAGCCGTTCTGGCGCAAGCAGGGCTTCAACGGATCGGCCCTCACCGACCTGCCGATCGCGCATTTCGTGGTCGACAACTCCCCGGCGGACGGCAGTGTGGGCGTCTTGCTGGTCTTCGTCGGTACGGCAGGTGCAGGTCCGGGCTTCACCTGGACCGACGAGGTACTCAACGACCCCGCGGCGCGCCACTCGGCATTCGTGCGCGATCTGGTCACGCTTTTCGGGCCCGAAGCGGCGAATCCCGTTGCGGTGGTAGAGAAATCCTGGGTCGACGAACCGTGGATCAACGGTTGTGTCGGCACGCGCGCACCGGGGGTGCTGACGGGATACACCGATGCCGCGACCGTCCCGGTGGACCGGCTGCACTGGGCCGGCACCGAGACCGCGCCCGAGTTCGAGAGCTACCTCGAAGGCGCGGTACGCGCGGCCGAGCGCGCCGTGGCCGAGGTTCGCACCGCGCTGAGTGCCACCGTCCTTTAA
- a CDS encoding suppressor of fused domain protein, translating to MTDVLGAVRARLTTHFADRGSTADPVGASVTFLGADPIEVLRYGPTDGDVYHYASLGCSRYPMTDPMDMVADGIRGPRAEAVLSLRGPTPTALARSIAVLASAPAVEGLILEPDALIDLQQPVWQGAAFTAFLLGVSEIGDVDLPEPYQPVRILSATPITATEAAWVRLKGAAAMRDAWQQDGVDVLDQRRRAAEPRA from the coding sequence GTGACCGACGTCCTCGGCGCGGTACGTGCCCGTCTGACAACGCATTTCGCCGACCGCGGCAGCACCGCCGATCCGGTGGGCGCCAGCGTCACGTTCCTCGGTGCCGACCCCATCGAGGTACTGCGCTACGGGCCGACCGACGGGGACGTGTATCACTATGCGTCCCTGGGCTGTTCGCGCTACCCCATGACGGACCCGATGGACATGGTGGCCGACGGGATCCGCGGCCCGCGAGCGGAGGCGGTGCTGTCCCTGCGCGGTCCGACCCCGACGGCGCTGGCTCGCTCGATCGCGGTACTGGCGTCGGCGCCGGCCGTCGAAGGCCTGATCCTGGAACCCGATGCGCTGATCGATCTGCAGCAGCCGGTCTGGCAGGGGGCGGCGTTCACCGCATTCCTGTTGGGCGTCAGCGAGATCGGTGACGTCGATCTGCCCGAGCCGTACCAGCCGGTGCGGATCCTCAGCGCCACACCGATCACCGCGACCGAGGCCGCCTGGGTGCGGCTCAAAGGCGCCGCCGCCATGCGGGATGCGTGGCAGCAGGACGGCGTCGACGTCCTCGATCAGCGACGCCGGGCTGCCGAACCTCGAGCCTAG